In the genome of Serratia symbiotica (Periphyllus acericola), one region contains:
- the deoC gene encoding deoxyribose-phosphate aldolase codes for MTKLTAAAQRALNLMDLTMLNDDDTEEKVIALCRQANSPAGPTAAICIYPRLIPVARKALRERGTLDIRIATVANFPQGNDDIDIALAETRAAIAYGADEVDVVFPYRALIAGNEQVGFELVKQCKQVCQAANVLLKVIIESGELKQASLIRKASEIAINAGADFIKTSTGKVSVNATLESAELMMSVIRDMGVAQTVGFKPAGGVRTAEDALHYLHLADRLLGEGWADVRHFRFGASSLLTSLLAAQDYNVQASASGY; via the coding sequence ATGACCAAACTAACCGCCGCAGCGCAACGTGCGCTGAATTTAATGGATTTAACCATGCTGAATGATGACGACACCGAGGAGAAAGTGATCGCGCTGTGTCGTCAGGCCAATAGCCCGGCTGGCCCTACGGCAGCCATCTGCATCTACCCGCGTCTTATCCCGGTAGCGCGTAAGGCTCTGCGAGAGCGGGGAACGCTAGATATCCGCATTGCGACCGTGGCTAACTTCCCGCAGGGTAATGACGATATCGACATCGCGTTGGCAGAAACCCGCGCCGCCATCGCCTATGGTGCGGATGAGGTGGATGTAGTGTTCCCATATCGCGCGCTGATCGCCGGTAACGAGCAGGTGGGTTTTGAGCTGGTCAAACAGTGCAAACAGGTTTGCCAAGCCGCTAACGTACTTCTGAAAGTGATCATCGAAAGCGGTGAACTGAAGCAGGCCTCTCTGATCCGCAAAGCGTCAGAAATCGCCATCAACGCGGGTGCTGACTTTATTAAGACCTCCACTGGCAAGGTATCGGTTAACGCCACGTTGGAAAGTGCTGAGTTGATGATGTCGGTGATCCGCGATATGGGTGTGGCGCAGACGGTAGGCTTCAAACCGGCCGGCGGTGTGCGCACCGCAGAGGACGCGCTGCACTATCTGCACCTTGCCGATCGTCTTCTGGGCGAAGGCTGGGCCGATGTGCGCCATTTCCGCTTCGGTGCTTCCAGCCTGCTAACCAGCCTGCTGGCTGCGCAGGACTATAACGTTCAGGCATCCGCTAGCGGTTACTGA
- a CDS encoding TatD family hydrolase encodes MRDNFTDTHCHFDFPPCSGHEVESLALAERVGVRKIIVPAVTADRFVRVLKLAHDYPPLFAALGLHPLYIAQHHEPHLEQLAAFLASQPPKLVAVGEIGLDLMMKNPQFERQQRLLHAQLTLAKQHRLPVILHSRRTHDQLAAVLRPLALPLCGVVHGFAGSLSQAQAFVRLGYYIGVGGTISYPRAQKTRSVMAKLPLSSLLLETDAPDMPLAGYQGQPNRPERIAELFQVLCSLRPEPADEIADHLQRNVQALFALSV; translated from the coding sequence ATGCGCGATAATTTCACCGATACCCATTGTCATTTCGACTTCCCGCCGTGCAGCGGGCATGAGGTAGAAAGCTTGGCGCTGGCAGAACGGGTCGGGGTGCGGAAGATTATCGTGCCAGCGGTGACCGCCGACCGCTTTGTACGGGTGTTGAAATTGGCGCATGACTATCCACCACTGTTCGCCGCGCTGGGCTTACACCCGCTGTACATCGCCCAGCATCATGAGCCGCACTTGGAGCAACTGGCAGCATTTTTGGCCAGCCAACCGCCCAAACTGGTGGCAGTTGGGGAAATCGGCCTCGATCTGATGATGAAAAACCCGCAATTTGAGCGCCAGCAGCGCTTGTTACATGCCCAGTTAACATTGGCGAAGCAGCATAGGCTACCGGTGATCCTGCATTCCCGCCGCACCCACGATCAACTGGCGGCGGTGCTGCGCCCTCTGGCGTTACCGCTTTGCGGCGTAGTGCATGGTTTCGCGGGGAGTTTGTCGCAGGCACAGGCTTTCGTGCGTCTTGGTTATTATATCGGCGTGGGCGGTACCATCAGCTACCCACGGGCGCAAAAAACCCGCAGTGTGATGGCAAAACTGCCGTTAAGCTCGCTGCTGTTGGAAACCGACGCCCCTGATATGCCGCTGGCCGGTTATCAAGGGCAGCCGAACCGCCCAGAGCGCATTGCCGAATTGTTTCAGGTGCTGTGCAGCCTGCGGCCAGAGCCAGCCGATGAGATAGCCGATCATTTGCAGCGCAATGTGCAAGCGCTGTTCGCTCTTTCTGTTTAA
- the prfC gene encoding peptide chain release factor 3: MPPSEFAHEVSKRKTFAIISHPDAGKTTITEKVLLFGQAIQTAGTVKGRGSSQHAKSDWMEMEKQRGISITTSVMQFPYRDNLVNLLDTPGHEDFSEDTYRTLTAVDCCLMVIDAAKGVEDRTRKLMEVTRLRDTPILTFMNKLDRDIRDPMEVMDEVERELNIACAPITWPIGCGKLFKGVYHLYKDETYLYQTGKGHTIQEVRLVKGLGNPELDALVGEDLAAQLREELELVQGASHTFDQQAFLSGALTPAFFGTALGNFGVDHMLDGLVAWAPAPMPRRTDTREVVAEEEKFTGFVFKIQANMDPKHRDRVAFMRVVSGRYEKGMKLRQVRTGKDVVISDAMTFMAGDRLQVEEAYAGDIIGLHNHGTIQIGDTFTQGEDIKFTGIPNFAPELFRRIRLRNPLKQKQLLKGLVQLSEEGAVQVFRPIANSDLIVGAVGVLQFDVVVARLKSEYNVEALYESVNVSTARWVECNDVKKFEEFKRKNELNLALDGGDNLSYIAPTLVNFNLTQERYPEVVFRKTREH, encoded by the coding sequence ATGCCTCCTAGTGAATTTGCCCACGAAGTCTCGAAAAGAAAAACTTTCGCCATCATCTCGCATCCCGATGCCGGTAAAACCACCATTACCGAAAAGGTGCTGCTGTTCGGGCAGGCGATCCAAACTGCTGGCACAGTAAAAGGTCGTGGTTCAAGCCAACACGCCAAATCCGATTGGATGGAAATGGAAAAGCAACGTGGAATCTCGATCACCACCTCGGTAATGCAGTTTCCATATCGCGACAACCTGGTCAACCTGCTGGATACACCGGGGCATGAAGATTTCTCCGAAGATACCTACCGCACCCTGACCGCCGTTGACTGCTGCCTGATGGTGATCGACGCCGCCAAGGGCGTTGAGGATCGTACCCGCAAGCTGATGGAAGTCACCCGCCTGCGCGATACGCCAATCCTGACTTTTATGAATAAGCTGGATCGTGACATCCGCGATCCGATGGAAGTGATGGATGAAGTGGAGCGTGAGCTAAACATCGCCTGCGCACCCATCACATGGCCTATCGGCTGTGGCAAGCTATTTAAAGGGGTTTATCATCTGTACAAGGATGAGACCTACCTGTATCAGACCGGTAAAGGCCACACTATTCAGGAAGTGCGCCTCGTCAAAGGCTTGGGCAACCCGGAGCTGGATGCGCTGGTGGGAGAAGATCTGGCGGCGCAGCTACGTGAAGAGCTGGAGTTGGTGCAGGGCGCATCCCATACGTTCGATCAACAAGCATTCCTCAGCGGCGCACTGACACCGGCGTTCTTTGGCACCGCCTTGGGCAACTTTGGTGTGGATCATATGTTGGATGGCCTGGTGGCGTGGGCACCTGCACCGATGCCGCGCAGAACCGACACCCGTGAAGTCGTGGCGGAGGAAGAAAAATTCACCGGCTTTGTGTTTAAGATCCAGGCCAATATGGATCCAAAACACCGTGACCGCGTAGCCTTTATGCGCGTGGTGTCTGGTCGTTACGAAAAAGGCATGAAGCTGCGCCAGGTGCGCACTGGCAAAGACGTGGTGATTTCCGATGCGATGACATTTATGGCTGGTGACCGTTTGCAGGTGGAAGAAGCCTATGCCGGTGACATCATTGGCCTGCACAACCACGGCACTATTCAGATCGGCGATACCTTCACCCAGGGAGAGGATATAAAGTTCACCGGCATCCCAAACTTTGCGCCGGAGCTGTTCCGCCGCATTCGCTTGCGCAATCCGCTTAAGCAGAAACAGTTGCTGAAAGGGCTGGTACAGCTCTCCGAAGAAGGGGCAGTGCAGGTATTCCGCCCGATCGCCAATAGCGACCTGATCGTCGGTGCAGTGGGCGTGCTACAGTTTGACGTAGTCGTCGCGCGCCTGAAAAGTGAATACAACGTGGAAGCGCTGTATGAGTCGGTCAACGTGTCAACAGCCCGCTGGGTTGAGTGCAATGATGTGAAAAAGTTCGAAGAGTTCAAGCGCAAAAACGAGCTTAACCTGGCGCTGGATGGTGGGGATAACCTATCCTATATCGCGCCGACCCTAGTTAACTTCAACCTGACGCAGGAACGTTATCCCGAGGTGGTGTTCCGTAAAACGCGTGAACACTGA
- a CDS encoding DNA polymerase III subunit psi, whose protein sequence is MASKRDWLLQQLGITQWALRRPGVLQGEVAVSLSPEVRLLIVAQALPDPHDLLFCDVLRSLGLTPAQTYGLTPYQMAMLPEDTECNSWRMGMEEPLAVVGAQLYSPALAELSQDPRAKRALWHQICHHEQYFYPDSSRSDYGLQH, encoded by the coding sequence ATGGCATCAAAACGCGACTGGCTGTTACAACAACTGGGTATCACGCAGTGGGCATTACGCCGCCCAGGCGTGTTGCAGGGTGAAGTGGCGGTAAGCTTGTCGCCTGAGGTACGTTTGCTGATTGTGGCGCAGGCGTTGCCCGACCCTCACGACCTGCTGTTTTGTGACGTGCTGCGCAGCCTGGGGTTGACGCCAGCGCAAACCTACGGCCTGACGCCGTATCAAATGGCGATGTTGCCTGAAGATACCGAGTGCAATAGTTGGCGGATGGGTATGGAGGAGCCACTTGCAGTGGTCGGTGCACAGCTATACAGCCCGGCGCTGGCCGAACTTTCTCAAGATCCCCGGGCTAAACGCGCCCTCTGGCATCAGATTTGTCATCATGAACAGTATTTCTACCCTGACAGCAGCCGATCTGACTACGGCCTACAACATTGA
- the rsmC gene encoding 16S rRNA (guanine(1207)-N(2))-methyltransferase RsmC, protein MSALTPASEVMLRHSDEFIKRRVLLAGDIQDTLPALFSATEVRVHTQQYHHWQLLNRAMGDNAQFGLTLDAAFVVECDTLIYYWPKSKQEAQFQLCNILALLPVGADVFVVGENRSGVRSAEQAVAGHATLMKIDSARRCGLYHGRLDVQTTFDLTDWWQSYPLHDLAVKTLPGVFSRDGLDTGSALLLSTLENSMQGKVLDVGCGPGVVAAVLAKLSPKVKLTLSDVSAASLDSSRATLAANDIKGEVIASNVYSNITGRFDMIISNPPFHDGLSNSLTAAETLIRGALKHLPIGGRLRIVANAFLPYPGMLDATFGSHEVLAQNGRFKVYQATVGLPPRDPKKKKK, encoded by the coding sequence ATGTCTGCATTAACCCCCGCCAGTGAAGTCATGCTGCGCCACAGTGATGAGTTTATCAAACGCCGCGTTTTACTCGCCGGTGATATACAAGATACCCTACCGGCTCTATTCTCGGCCACAGAGGTGCGCGTCCATACCCAGCAATACCATCACTGGCAATTACTTAACCGGGCGATGGGTGATAACGCTCAGTTCGGCCTGACCCTAGACGCGGCATTTGTTGTCGAGTGCGATACGCTGATCTACTACTGGCCAAAGAGCAAGCAGGAAGCGCAGTTCCAACTGTGCAACATTCTGGCGCTGCTACCCGTAGGCGCGGATGTTTTCGTGGTCGGTGAAAACCGTAGCGGGGTGCGCAGCGCCGAGCAGGCCGTGGCAGGCCACGCCACGCTGATGAAGATCGACAGCGCCCGCCGCTGTGGCCTATATCATGGCCGCCTGGATGTGCAGACCACATTCGATCTGACCGACTGGTGGCAAAGCTACCCACTGCACGATTTGGCAGTGAAAACCCTACCGGGCGTGTTCAGCCGCGATGGGTTGGACACCGGCAGTGCTCTGCTGCTATCAACGCTGGAAAACTCTATGCAGGGTAAGGTGCTGGATGTCGGCTGCGGCCCTGGCGTGGTAGCAGCGGTGCTGGCTAAACTGTCACCAAAGGTCAAGCTGACCCTGAGTGATGTGAGTGCCGCTTCGCTGGACTCCAGCCGCGCAACGCTGGCTGCCAACGACATTAAAGGCGAGGTGATCGCCAGCAATGTCTATTCCAACATTACCGGCCGTTTCGACATGATCATTTCCAATCCACCATTCCATGATGGTCTATCAAACAGCCTAACCGCAGCGGAAACCCTGATCCGTGGGGCGCTGAAACACTTGCCGATCGGTGGTCGTTTGCGCATCGTGGCAAACGCCTTCCTGCCGTACCCGGGCATGCTGGATGCTACTTTCGGTAGCCATGAAGTGCTGGCACAGAATGGCCGCTTCAAAGTGTATCAGGCGACAGTCGGGCTTCCGCCACGCGATCCGAAGAAGAAAAAGAAATAA
- the thiQ gene encoding thiamine ABC transporter ATP-binding protein ThiQ, with protein sequence MLTLEKLTYRYEHLAMCFDLCIQPGERIAVLGPSGAGKSTLLSLIAGFLPTTSGKLILNGSDQTVTPPAKRPVSMLFQENNLFVHLTVAQNIGLGLDPGLHLSADQQKQLAQIARQVGLEEQLPRLPSQLSGGQRQRAALARCLIRQRPILLLDEPFSALDPALRHEMLQLLLAVCEQRKLTLLMVSHNLEDAVRIAPRTLLVVDGRIDYDGSTQALLDGNTPQAWVLGISSKA encoded by the coding sequence ATGCTAACGCTTGAAAAACTAACCTATCGCTATGAACATCTAGCCATGTGCTTTGACCTGTGCATCCAGCCGGGTGAGCGCATTGCGGTGCTCGGGCCAAGCGGTGCAGGGAAAAGCACCCTGCTAAGCTTGATCGCCGGATTTTTGCCAACCACCAGTGGCAAGCTGATACTTAACGGATCAGATCAAACCGTCACGCCACCAGCGAAACGGCCGGTATCGATGCTGTTTCAAGAAAATAACCTGTTCGTTCACCTAACGGTGGCGCAGAATATTGGCCTTGGTCTGGATCCCGGCCTGCACCTGAGCGCGGATCAACAGAAGCAACTGGCGCAGATTGCCCGTCAGGTGGGGTTGGAAGAACAGTTGCCGCGTTTACCATCGCAGTTGTCCGGTGGTCAGCGGCAGCGTGCTGCCCTGGCACGTTGCCTGATCCGCCAACGGCCGATCCTGCTGCTCGATGAACCTTTCTCGGCGCTTGATCCAGCGCTACGCCATGAGATGCTGCAACTATTGCTAGCGGTGTGCGAACAGCGCAAGCTGACGCTACTGATGGTGTCGCACAATCTGGAGGACGCCGTGCGTATCGCGCCGCGCACACTGCTGGTGGTGGATGGCCGCATTGATTACGACGGCTCAACACAGGCTCTGCTGGACGGCAACACGCCGCAAGCCTGGGTATTAGGTATTTCGAGCAAAGCGTGA
- the thiP gene encoding thiamine/thiamine pyrophosphate ABC transporter permease ThiP, which produces MANCRQRLIPIWLWPGLLAAGLILTIATLALGSLWHHAPESDWRNLWQDSYLWHVVRFTFLQALLSALLSVLPAILLARALYRRRFPGRQWLLRLCAMTLVLPVLVAVFGLLSVYGQQGWLATLCGWLGVNYSFSPYGLRGILLAHLFFNLPQASRLLLHALENIPVEQRQLAVQLGMNSWQQWRIVEWPALRRQLLPSAALIFMLCFASFATVLALGGGPQATTLELAIYQALSYDYDLSRAALLALIQLVCCLGLVLLSQQLSRALPVGNTHAHHHHWRNPADSQWCRIGDGLLIAAALLLLLPPLLGVMTNGINQALASVLQQPQLWQALMTSLRIALGAGLLCVALTMMLLWSSRELKLRQRFHWSQTLELSGMVILAMPGIVLATGFFLLLSHTLGVPQSPYALVILSNALMALPYALKVLENPMCDLAERYNPLCLSLDIHGWQRLRLIELKALRQPLGQALAFACVLSIGDFGVVALFGNAHFRTLPFYLYQQMGAYRSHDGAVTALLLLLLCFLLFTLIERLPGRSAQ; this is translated from the coding sequence ATGGCAAACTGCCGTCAGCGACTGATCCCCATTTGGTTGTGGCCGGGGTTGTTGGCCGCAGGTCTGATCCTGACCATCGCCACGCTGGCGCTCGGCTCACTATGGCACCATGCACCAGAAAGCGACTGGCGCAACTTGTGGCAGGACAGCTACCTATGGCATGTGGTGCGCTTCACCTTCTTGCAGGCACTGCTATCGGCACTGCTCTCGGTGCTGCCCGCCATCTTACTGGCGCGGGCGCTTTACCGCCGCCGTTTCCCCGGTAGGCAGTGGCTGCTCAGGCTATGCGCCATGACGTTGGTGCTTCCGGTGCTAGTGGCGGTGTTCGGGCTACTTAGCGTCTATGGCCAGCAGGGCTGGCTGGCCACGTTGTGCGGCTGGCTGGGTGTTAACTACAGCTTCTCGCCCTACGGTTTACGGGGCATTTTACTGGCGCACCTCTTCTTTAACCTGCCGCAAGCCAGCCGCCTGCTATTGCATGCGCTGGAGAATATACCGGTCGAACAGCGCCAACTGGCGGTTCAGCTCGGTATGAACAGTTGGCAGCAGTGGCGCATTGTCGAATGGCCAGCGCTGCGCCGCCAACTCCTGCCGAGTGCTGCACTGATCTTTATGCTGTGCTTCGCCAGCTTCGCCACTGTGCTGGCGCTGGGCGGCGGGCCGCAGGCCACCACCCTGGAGTTGGCGATCTATCAGGCGTTGAGCTACGACTACGATCTCAGCCGCGCCGCGCTGCTGGCCCTGATCCAGCTGGTCTGCTGCCTGGGGCTGGTACTGCTCAGCCAGCAACTGAGCCGCGCATTGCCGGTGGGCAACACCCACGCCCACCACCACCACTGGCGCAACCCGGCAGATAGCCAGTGGTGCCGCATCGGCGATGGCCTGCTGATCGCCGCCGCCCTTTTGCTGCTGCTGCCGCCACTGCTAGGGGTGATGACCAACGGCATCAACCAGGCGCTGGCAAGCGTGTTGCAACAGCCGCAGCTATGGCAGGCGCTAATGACTTCTCTGCGCATCGCGCTCGGTGCCGGGTTATTGTGCGTGGCGCTGACCATGATGTTGCTATGGAGCAGCCGCGAGCTAAAGCTACGGCAACGGTTCCATTGGAGCCAGACACTGGAGCTGAGCGGCATGGTGATCCTGGCGATGCCGGGCATCGTACTGGCTACCGGCTTCTTCTTGCTGCTCAGCCATACCCTTGGGGTGCCACAGTCACCCTACGCACTGGTGATCCTCAGCAACGCGCTGATGGCTCTGCCCTATGCGCTGAAGGTGTTGGAAAACCCGATGTGCGATCTGGCCGAACGCTACAACCCGCTATGCCTGTCACTGGACATACACGGCTGGCAACGGCTGCGGCTGATTGAACTGAAAGCGCTACGCCAGCCGCTGGGACAAGCGCTGGCCTTCGCCTGCGTGCTGTCCATCGGCGATTTCGGCGTGGTCGCCTTGTTTGGCAACGCGCATTTCCGTACCTTGCCTTTTTACCTGTACCAGCAGATGGGTGCCTACCGCAGTCACGATGGCGCAGTGACTGCGCTGCTGTTGCTATTGCTATGTTTCCTGCTGTTTACCCTGATCGAACGTTTACCAGGCCGCTCAGCCCAATAG
- the thiB gene encoding thiamine ABC transporter substrate binding subunit, which produces MVKKYLPCLLLLCTASALAKPTLTVYTYDSFAADWGPGPVVKKAFEADCGCELQFVTLADGVSLLNRLRIEGKNSAADVVLGLENNLLQAAQQTDLFSPSDVDTSKLTVPGGWQDKTFVPYDYGYFAFVYNKDKLKNPPKSLQELVSRDQHWRIIYEDPRTSTPGLGLLLWMQKVYGEKAPEAWQQLAKKTVTVTKGWSEAYGLFLKGEGDLVLSYTTSPAYHLIKEKKDSYAAAQFSEGHYLQVEVASKLKASKQPALAKRFIQFMVTPAFQSSIPLGNWMYPVIDTPLPIGFEQMTTVQTTLQYRADEVAKHRGNWVRAWQTAVSD; this is translated from the coding sequence GTGGTCAAAAAATATCTGCCCTGTTTACTGCTGCTGTGCACCGCATCGGCGCTCGCCAAGCCGACACTGACGGTTTATACCTATGATTCCTTCGCCGCCGACTGGGGCCCTGGCCCAGTAGTGAAAAAAGCCTTCGAGGCCGACTGCGGCTGCGAATTGCAATTCGTCACACTGGCAGACGGCGTATCGCTGTTGAACCGTCTGCGCATTGAAGGCAAAAATAGCGCCGCCGACGTGGTGCTTGGGCTGGAAAATAACCTGCTGCAAGCGGCGCAGCAAACCGACCTGTTCTCACCAAGCGATGTGGATACCAGCAAACTGACCGTACCGGGGGGCTGGCAGGATAAAACCTTCGTGCCTTACGACTACGGCTACTTTGCCTTTGTCTACAACAAGGACAAACTGAAAAACCCGCCTAAAAGCCTGCAAGAACTGGTAAGCCGTGACCAACACTGGCGGATAATTTACGAAGATCCGCGCACCAGTACCCCTGGACTTGGCCTGCTGCTATGGATGCAAAAAGTCTATGGTGAAAAAGCGCCAGAGGCCTGGCAACAACTGGCGAAAAAAACCGTCACCGTTACCAAGGGTTGGAGCGAAGCTTATGGCCTGTTCCTTAAGGGCGAAGGCGATCTGGTGCTCAGCTACACCACTTCTCCGGCCTACCACCTGATCAAAGAGAAAAAAGACAGTTACGCCGCCGCCCAATTCAGCGAAGGCCACTATCTCCAGGTCGAGGTTGCCAGCAAACTCAAGGCCAGCAAACAGCCTGCGTTGGCAAAGCGCTTCATACAGTTTATGGTGACGCCAGCATTCCAGAGCAGCATCCCTCTCGGCAACTGGATGTATCCCGTCATCGACACCCCACTGCCGATTGGCTTTGAACAGATGACTACTGTGCAAACCACACTGCAATACCGCGCCGACGAAGTGGCTAAACACCGCGGCAATTGGGTTCGGGCATGGCAAACTGCCGTCAGCGACTGA